One Streptomyces sp. L2 genomic window carries:
- the frc gene encoding formyl-CoA transferase — MTARALEGIRVLDMTHVQSGPSATQLLAWLGADVVKLEAPSGDITRRQLRDLPDVDSLYFTMLNCNKRSITLNTKTERGKEILTELIRRSDVMVENFGPGAVDRMGFTWDRIQEINPRLVYASIKGFGEGPYTGFKAYEVVAQAMGGSMSTTGFEDGPPLATGAQIGDSGTGVHLVAAILAALLQRERTGRGQRVNVAMQHAVLNLCRVKLRDQQRLAHGPLAEYPNEDFGDAVPRSGNASGGGQPGWAVKCAPGGPNDWVYVIVQPVGWKPVSELIGRPELADDPEWATPEARLPKLNKMFQLIEEWSATLPKWEVLERLNAHNIPCGPILSAREIIEDASLAANEMVVRVEHPERGEFVTVGSPLKLSDSPVEVRSSPLLGEHNAEVYVGELGLGDEELRLLKSNGVI; from the coding sequence ATGACAGCCAGGGCACTCGAGGGCATTCGCGTCCTCGACATGACCCACGTCCAGTCCGGCCCCTCCGCCACCCAGCTGCTCGCCTGGCTCGGTGCCGACGTGGTCAAGCTGGAGGCGCCGTCCGGGGACATCACCCGCAGGCAGCTGCGGGACCTGCCGGACGTCGATTCCCTCTACTTCACGATGCTCAACTGCAACAAGCGGAGCATCACGCTGAACACCAAGACCGAGCGCGGCAAGGAGATCCTCACCGAGCTGATCCGGCGCTCCGACGTCATGGTGGAGAACTTCGGGCCGGGCGCGGTCGACCGTATGGGATTCACCTGGGACCGCATACAGGAGATCAACCCGCGGCTCGTGTACGCCTCCATCAAGGGGTTCGGTGAAGGCCCCTACACCGGATTCAAGGCGTACGAGGTCGTCGCGCAGGCCATGGGCGGGTCGATGTCGACCACCGGCTTCGAGGACGGGCCGCCGCTCGCGACGGGCGCCCAGATCGGGGACTCGGGCACCGGCGTGCACCTCGTCGCGGCGATCCTCGCGGCGCTGCTCCAGCGCGAGCGCACCGGACGCGGCCAGCGGGTCAACGTGGCCATGCAGCACGCCGTGCTCAACCTGTGCCGGGTGAAGCTGCGCGACCAGCAGCGCCTGGCCCACGGGCCGCTCGCCGAGTACCCGAACGAGGACTTCGGCGACGCGGTCCCCCGCTCCGGGAACGCCTCCGGCGGCGGCCAGCCCGGCTGGGCGGTCAAGTGCGCGCCGGGCGGCCCGAACGACTGGGTGTACGTGATCGTGCAGCCCGTCGGCTGGAAACCCGTCAGTGAGCTGATCGGCCGGCCGGAACTCGCCGACGACCCCGAGTGGGCGACGCCCGAGGCCCGCCTGCCGAAGCTGAACAAGATGTTCCAGCTGATCGAGGAGTGGTCCGCGACGCTGCCCAAGTGGGAGGTGCTGGAGCGGCTCAACGCCCACAACATCCCCTGCGGGCCGATCCTGTCCGCACGGGAGATCATCGAGGACGCCTCGCTGGCCGCCAACGAGATGGTGGTGCGCGTCGAGCACCCCGAGCGCGGCGAGTTCGTCACGGTCGGCAGCCCCCTGAAGCTGTCCGACTCCCCCGTCGAGGTGCGCAGTTCCCCGCTGCTCGGCGAGCACAACGCCGAGGTGTACGTCGGCGAACTGGGCCTCGGTGACGAGGAACTGCGCCTGCTGAAGTCGAACGGGGTGATCTGA
- a CDS encoding acetate--CoA ligase family protein, whose amino-acid sequence MAEDRLTKVRSLLDAVRGEGRTALTAPEGKVIADAYGIAVPGEALAADVDEAVAAAARFGGPVVMKIVSPDILHKTDAGGVVVGVRGAADVRAAFHRIVENARAYDADARIEGVQVQELLPPGQEVIVGAVTDPTFGKVVAFGLGGVLVEVLKDVTFRLAPVGADEALSMLDSIRAAPVLRGVRGRPGVDRWALAEQIRRVSELVADFPEIAEVDLNPVIATPEGAVAADIRIILATSQPEPRRRYARDEILSTMRRLMQPSSIAVIGASNEPGKIGNSVMRNLLDGGFAGEIHPVNPKADDILGRKAYKSVTDVPGEVDVAVFAIPAPFVAAALEEVGRRNIPNAVLIPSGFAETGEHALQAEIVAVAERYGVRLLGPNIYGYYSTWQDLCATFCTPYDVKGGVALTSQSGGIGMAILGFARTTKTGVSAIVGLGNKADLDEDDLLTWFGEDPHTECIAMHLEDLKDGRAFVEAARATVPKKPVVVLKAGRTAAGAKAAGSHTGALAGDDAVYDDILRQAGVIRAPGLNDMLEYARALPVLPAPRGDNVVIITGAGGSGVLLSDAVTDNGLSLMEIPPDLDEAFRRFIPPFGAAGNPVDITGGEPPSTYEATIRLGLEDPRIHALVLGYWHTIVTPPMVFAELAARVVAEFRSKGIEKPVVASLAGDVEVEAACQYLFEHGVVAYPYTTEKPVAVLGAKYRWARAAGLLGGGS is encoded by the coding sequence ATGGCCGAGGACCGGCTGACGAAGGTGCGGTCGCTGCTCGACGCCGTGCGCGGCGAGGGCCGTACCGCGCTGACGGCGCCCGAGGGCAAGGTGATCGCCGACGCGTACGGGATCGCCGTACCGGGCGAGGCGCTGGCGGCGGACGTGGACGAGGCGGTGGCGGCCGCGGCGCGGTTCGGCGGGCCGGTCGTCATGAAGATCGTCTCGCCGGACATCCTGCACAAGACCGACGCGGGCGGTGTGGTCGTCGGGGTGCGGGGCGCGGCGGACGTGCGGGCCGCGTTCCACCGGATCGTGGAGAACGCGCGCGCGTACGACGCGGACGCCCGGATCGAGGGTGTGCAGGTACAGGAGCTGCTGCCGCCGGGACAGGAGGTCATCGTCGGCGCGGTCACCGATCCGACGTTCGGGAAGGTCGTGGCGTTCGGGCTCGGCGGTGTGCTGGTCGAGGTGCTGAAGGACGTGACGTTCCGGCTGGCCCCGGTCGGCGCCGACGAGGCCCTGTCGATGCTCGACTCCATCCGGGCGGCGCCGGTCCTGCGCGGGGTGCGGGGGCGGCCGGGCGTGGACCGGTGGGCCCTCGCCGAGCAGATCCGGCGGGTGTCCGAACTGGTCGCGGACTTCCCGGAGATCGCCGAGGTGGACCTCAACCCGGTGATCGCGACGCCCGAGGGCGCGGTGGCCGCCGACATCCGGATCATCCTCGCCACCTCGCAGCCGGAACCCCGTCGGCGGTATGCACGCGACGAGATCCTGTCGACGATGCGCCGGCTGATGCAGCCCTCCTCCATCGCCGTGATCGGCGCCTCCAACGAGCCGGGCAAGATCGGCAACTCGGTGATGCGCAACCTCCTCGACGGCGGCTTCGCCGGGGAGATCCACCCGGTGAACCCCAAGGCCGATGACATCCTGGGCCGGAAGGCGTACAAGAGTGTCACGGACGTTCCCGGTGAGGTGGATGTGGCCGTCTTCGCCATTCCCGCCCCGTTCGTGGCCGCGGCGCTGGAGGAGGTGGGGCGCAGGAACATCCCCAACGCCGTCCTGATCCCCTCCGGTTTCGCGGAGACCGGCGAGCACGCGCTCCAGGCGGAGATCGTGGCGGTCGCCGAACGGTACGGCGTCCGCCTGCTCGGCCCGAACATCTACGGCTACTACTCCACCTGGCAGGACCTGTGCGCCACGTTCTGCACGCCGTACGACGTCAAGGGCGGTGTGGCGCTGACCTCGCAGTCCGGGGGCATCGGCATGGCGATCCTCGGCTTCGCGCGCACCACTAAGACGGGTGTGTCGGCGATCGTGGGCCTCGGCAACAAGGCCGACCTGGACGAGGACGACCTGCTCACCTGGTTCGGTGAGGATCCGCACACCGAGTGCATCGCGATGCACCTGGAGGACCTCAAGGACGGGCGGGCCTTCGTGGAGGCGGCGCGCGCGACGGTGCCGAAGAAGCCGGTGGTGGTGCTGAAGGCGGGCCGTACGGCGGCGGGCGCGAAGGCCGCCGGCTCGCACACCGGGGCCCTCGCGGGCGACGACGCGGTGTACGACGACATCCTGCGGCAGGCCGGTGTCATCCGGGCGCCGGGACTCAACGACATGCTGGAGTACGCGCGCGCGTTGCCGGTACTGCCGGCGCCCCGGGGCGACAACGTGGTCATCATCACCGGCGCGGGCGGCAGCGGCGTGCTGCTGTCCGACGCGGTCACCGACAACGGGCTGTCCCTGATGGAGATCCCGCCCGATCTGGACGAGGCGTTCCGCCGGTTCATCCCGCCGTTCGGGGCGGCCGGCAACCCGGTGGACATCACGGGCGGCGAGCCGCCGTCGACGTACGAGGCGACGATCCGGCTGGGACTTGAGGATCCGCGGATCCACGCGCTCGTCCTCGGCTACTGGCACACGATCGTCACCCCGCCGATGGTGTTCGCGGAGTTGGCCGCGCGCGTGGTCGCCGAGTTCCGGTCCAAGGGGATCGAGAAGCCGGTCGTGGCGTCCCTCGCGGGCGACGTCGAGGTCGAGGCGGCCTGCCAGTACCTCTTCGAACACGGCGTCGTGGCCTACCCGTACACGACGGAGAAGCCGGTGGCCGTACTCGGCGCGAAGTACAGGTGGGCGCGGGCGGCGGGGTTGCTGGGGGGCGGTTCATGA
- a CDS encoding MFS transporter, whose protein sequence is MQTTDPPASLLCREVRDRNGRVYRVGESAGELTGRDRIWMAVLPWLGMTGVACAGYAFLAAQDTLGGARPWGGGMLWPAGLWAAALAGAARWSGRRRENGPLSASAAVTAGAFATLLGCLALALAPGVPVVRLGSALVGGTGAGLVHATCLTLPGKWWPERRGGPTAFVASGLVIGAVPFLPGLAGWPAADAGQRTVLAAAGAGACLVVAAAGRLLGDPPKNWWPPHTDPLRAPAARGGLESNLPAVRHYTPEAAVRAPALWLLGLCLLGAAGTTALGLRGLAHHGAGPGAGGGLAWAVVAGGAAAAGAGALSDRLGRRRTLAAACLLLGAAQFGAVAAGRTDGVPLLVCCAAATGLAGVAVLGLVTALAADHFGENHHASVYGLLAGAWLLPAVVVGTGTGADGRDPHGALLLAGCTGLACAVLALFLKAPGRPSARRIVPNPHPLGEEMA, encoded by the coding sequence ATGCAAACCACCGATCCACCCGCCTCTCTGCTGTGCAGGGAGGTGAGGGACCGCAACGGCCGTGTGTACCGGGTCGGCGAGAGCGCCGGCGAGTTGACGGGACGCGACCGGATCTGGATGGCCGTCCTGCCCTGGCTGGGCATGACGGGCGTCGCCTGCGCCGGGTACGCGTTCCTCGCGGCGCAGGACACGCTGGGGGGCGCCCGTCCGTGGGGCGGGGGCATGCTGTGGCCGGCCGGCCTGTGGGCGGCGGCCCTGGCGGGCGCGGCCCGGTGGTCCGGGCGGCGGCGTGAGAACGGCCCGCTCTCCGCCAGCGCGGCCGTGACCGCGGGGGCGTTCGCCACCCTGCTCGGGTGCCTCGCCCTCGCCCTCGCGCCCGGTGTGCCGGTCGTCCGCCTCGGCTCCGCCCTGGTGGGCGGCACCGGTGCCGGCCTGGTGCACGCGACCTGTCTGACGCTGCCGGGCAAGTGGTGGCCGGAGCGCCGGGGCGGTCCGACGGCGTTCGTGGCGAGTGGCCTCGTCATCGGCGCCGTACCGTTCCTCCCCGGTCTCGCCGGCTGGCCGGCGGCGGACGCCGGGCAGCGCACTGTGCTCGCCGCGGCCGGTGCCGGAGCGTGTCTGGTGGTGGCGGCGGCCGGCCGGCTCCTTGGGGACCCGCCGAAGAACTGGTGGCCGCCGCACACCGACCCGCTCAGGGCTCCGGCGGCCCGGGGCGGACTGGAATCGAACCTGCCTGCCGTACGGCACTACACCCCCGAAGCGGCCGTCCGCGCCCCGGCGTTGTGGCTGCTGGGACTGTGCCTGCTGGGTGCGGCCGGCACCACCGCGCTCGGACTGCGGGGGCTCGCCCACCACGGCGCCGGCCCGGGGGCCGGCGGCGGGCTCGCGTGGGCCGTCGTGGCGGGCGGCGCGGCCGCGGCGGGCGCCGGGGCACTGTCCGACCGGCTGGGCCGGCGCCGCACCCTGGCCGCGGCCTGTCTGCTGCTGGGCGCCGCCCAGTTCGGGGCGGTGGCGGCCGGCCGGACGGACGGCGTGCCGCTGCTGGTGTGCTGTGCGGCCGCCACCGGGCTGGCCGGGGTCGCCGTCCTCGGGCTCGTCACCGCGCTGGCCGCGGACCACTTCGGTGAGAACCACCACGCGAGTGTCTACGGGCTGCTCGCGGGCGCCTGGCTCCTCCCGGCGGTCGTCGTCGGCACCGGCACCGGTGCCGACGGCCGGGACCCGCACGGCGCCCTCCTCCTGGCGGGCTGCACCGGGCTCGCATGCGCCGTACTGGCGCTGTTCCTCAAGGCTCCGGGCCGACCGAGTGCCCGGCGCATCGTCCCCAATCCCCACCCCCTCGGCGAGGAGATGGCCTGA
- a CDS encoding OFA family MFS transporter — MTPDPMATRNTPADPGAANRSYREVTDSRGRVYRVGETDRDLLGHSRKLMVYLPWISMMAISVSEYAYGSAEDTLSDAHGWTQSNTFWILSVWVFFQAGIAFPAGWLRERGILTARRAMYIGSAMCLLGFLSLSHFDNVALAICGFGVVGGLGSGLIYATCINMVGKWFPERRGAKTGFVNGGFAYGSLPFIFIFNYAFDTGNYNEVLDLIGVYVLIVVAVCAFFFKDPPKNWWPAEVDPLSHSGNSKSAASLAKNPPAVRQFTPKEAIRTGMLPLMWITVVMTGGVSIFGISFQVDFAKDIGFGPLVAASSMGVMAVINGVGRAVVGWLSDLWGRKTALIFVILVLGVAQFGVIWAGDMKSEWLFLFFAFLSGFGGGAFYPMFAALTPDYFGENYNATNYGLVYSGKLISGLFGGGLGSMVVGAWGYNGAYALAGGISMLAAALALLLRQPGRDGGTETAPAAPKPQPAT; from the coding sequence ATGACGCCTGATCCGATGGCAACCCGGAACACGCCGGCCGATCCCGGCGCGGCGAACCGCTCGTACCGCGAAGTCACCGACTCCCGGGGGCGGGTCTACCGCGTCGGCGAGACGGACCGCGACCTGCTCGGCCACTCGCGCAAGCTGATGGTGTACCTGCCGTGGATATCCATGATGGCCATCAGCGTGTCCGAGTACGCCTACGGCTCCGCGGAGGACACCCTGTCCGACGCGCACGGCTGGACGCAGAGCAACACCTTCTGGATCCTCAGCGTCTGGGTGTTCTTCCAGGCGGGCATCGCCTTCCCGGCCGGCTGGCTGCGCGAGCGGGGCATCCTCACCGCCCGCCGCGCCATGTACATCGGCTCCGCGATGTGCCTGCTGGGCTTCCTGTCCCTGTCCCACTTCGACAACGTGGCGCTCGCGATCTGCGGCTTCGGGGTCGTGGGCGGGCTGGGCTCCGGGCTGATCTACGCGACCTGCATCAACATGGTCGGCAAGTGGTTCCCGGAGCGGCGCGGTGCGAAGACCGGCTTCGTCAACGGCGGTTTCGCCTACGGTTCGCTGCCGTTCATCTTCATCTTCAACTACGCCTTCGACACCGGGAACTACAACGAGGTACTCGACCTGATCGGCGTCTACGTGCTGATCGTGGTCGCGGTGTGCGCGTTCTTCTTCAAGGACCCGCCGAAGAACTGGTGGCCGGCCGAGGTCGACCCGCTGTCGCACTCCGGGAACAGCAAGAGTGCCGCGAGCCTGGCGAAGAACCCCCCGGCGGTACGGCAGTTCACGCCGAAGGAGGCCATCAGAACCGGCATGCTCCCGCTGATGTGGATCACGGTGGTGATGACGGGAGGCGTGTCGATCTTCGGTATCTCCTTCCAGGTGGACTTCGCGAAGGACATCGGCTTCGGACCGCTGGTCGCGGCCTCGTCGATGGGCGTGATGGCCGTCATCAACGGGGTCGGCCGTGCCGTGGTCGGCTGGCTGTCGGACCTGTGGGGACGCAAGACGGCGCTGATCTTCGTGATCCTCGTCCTGGGCGTCGCCCAGTTCGGGGTCATCTGGGCCGGTGACATGAAGAGCGAGTGGCTGTTCCTGTTCTTCGCGTTCCTCTCCGGTTTCGGCGGCGGCGCCTTCTACCCGATGTTCGCCGCGCTGACCCCGGACTACTTCGGCGAGAACTACAACGCCACCAACTACGGCCTGGTGTACAGCGGCAAGCTGATCAGCGGCCTGTTCGGCGGCGGCCTGGGCTCCATGGTGGTCGGCGCCTGGGGCTACAACGGCGCCTACGCGCTGGCCGGCGGGATCTCGATGCTGGCGGCCGCGCTGGCCCTGCTGCTGCGCCAGCCGGGACGGGACGGCGGCACGGAGACGGCGCCCGCGGCGCCGAAGCCGCAGCCGGCCACCTGA
- a CDS encoding GntR family transcriptional regulator, translated as MLPTGLPQGSVPRLERPGPLRERVYEALLELITTRALQPGQHLVESELAGHLGVSRQPVREALQRLNTEGWVDLRPAQGAFVHEPTEEEADQLLTVRTLLEAEAARLAALNAGEAGITALQRIVEEGRIAAAENDITRAVALNAAFHAKIMELAGNAVLAELAAQVDRRVRWYYTPVARLRGGTSWEEHQEMILAIVDRDARRATRLMREHTEHTRQSYLERDAS; from the coding sequence ATGTTGCCGACCGGACTGCCGCAGGGCTCCGTGCCCAGGCTGGAGCGTCCCGGCCCGCTGCGCGAGCGCGTCTACGAGGCCCTCCTGGAGCTGATCACCACCCGCGCCCTGCAGCCCGGCCAGCACCTGGTGGAGAGCGAACTCGCCGGACACCTCGGCGTCTCCCGGCAGCCGGTGCGCGAGGCGCTGCAGCGGCTCAACACCGAGGGCTGGGTCGATCTGCGGCCCGCCCAGGGCGCGTTCGTGCACGAGCCGACCGAGGAGGAGGCCGACCAGCTCCTGACCGTGCGCACCCTCCTGGAGGCCGAGGCGGCCCGGCTGGCCGCGCTCAACGCGGGCGAGGCGGGCATCACCGCCCTGCAGCGCATCGTGGAGGAGGGCCGTATCGCCGCCGCCGAGAACGACATCACGCGGGCCGTCGCCCTGAACGCCGCCTTCCACGCCAAGATCATGGAACTGGCCGGCAACGCGGTCCTCGCCGAACTCGCCGCCCAGGTCGACCGGCGCGTCCGCTGGTACTACACGCCGGTGGCCCGGCTGCGCGGCGGCACCTCCTGGGAGGAGCACCAGGAGATGATCCTGGCGATCGTCGACCGCGACGCCCGGCGCGCGACCCGCCTGATGCGCGAACACACCGAGCACACACGCCAGTCCTACCTCGAACGCGACGCCTCCTGA
- a CDS encoding beta-ketoacyl-ACP synthase III: MNGSRITAIGHYQPARVLTNGDLADLVDTSDEWIRSRVGIRTRHIAGPDEPVDELAAHAAAKALAAAGLTPEDIDLVLVATSTAIDRSPNTAARLAARLGIPGPAAMDVNVVCAGFTHALATADHTVRAGAATRALVIGADKMSEVTDWSDRSTCVLVGDGAGAAVVEACAPGEAAGIGPVLWGSVPEMGHAVRIEGTPPRFAQEGQSVYRWATTRLPAIARQACEKAGLEPAALAGVVLHQANLRIIEPLAGKIGAVNAVVARDVTESGNTSAASIPLALSKLIEQGAVRGGDPVLLFGFGGNLSYAGQVVRCP, translated from the coding sequence ATGAACGGCTCGCGCATCACCGCGATCGGCCACTACCAGCCCGCCCGCGTGCTCACCAACGGCGACCTGGCCGACCTGGTGGACACCAGCGACGAGTGGATCCGCAGCCGGGTGGGCATCCGTACCCGCCACATCGCCGGCCCCGACGAGCCGGTCGACGAACTCGCCGCGCACGCCGCCGCCAAGGCCCTCGCCGCCGCGGGGCTCACCCCGGAGGACATCGACCTGGTGCTGGTCGCCACCTCCACCGCGATCGACCGCTCCCCGAACACCGCCGCCCGGCTAGCCGCCCGGCTCGGTATCCCCGGTCCGGCGGCGATGGACGTCAACGTCGTCTGCGCCGGCTTCACCCACGCGCTGGCCACCGCCGACCACACCGTCCGCGCGGGCGCGGCGACCCGCGCGCTCGTCATCGGCGCCGACAAGATGTCCGAGGTCACCGACTGGAGCGACCGCTCCACCTGTGTCCTGGTCGGCGACGGCGCGGGCGCCGCCGTGGTCGAGGCCTGCGCACCCGGCGAGGCGGCGGGCATCGGGCCGGTGCTGTGGGGCTCCGTGCCCGAGATGGGGCACGCCGTGCGGATCGAGGGCACCCCGCCCCGTTTCGCCCAGGAGGGGCAGAGCGTCTACCGCTGGGCCACCACCCGGCTGCCGGCCATCGCCCGGCAGGCCTGCGAGAAGGCCGGCCTGGAACCCGCCGCCCTCGCCGGGGTCGTCCTGCACCAGGCCAACCTGCGCATCATCGAGCCGCTCGCCGGGAAGATCGGGGCCGTCAACGCGGTGGTCGCGCGCGATGTCACCGAATCGGGCAACACGTCCGCCGCGAGCATCCCGCTCGCCCTGTCCAAGCTGATCGAGCAGGGAGCGGTACGCGGCGGCGACCCGGTCCTGCTGTTCGGTTTCGGCGGCAACCTCTCGTACGCAGGCCAGGTCGTACGGTGCCCGTGA
- a CDS encoding 2-dehydropantoate 2-reductase, whose protein sequence is MKVAVLGAGAIGAYVGAALHRAGADVHLVARGPHLAAMRQHGVRVLSPRGDYTAHPNATDDPAEIGPADYVFLGLKANSYAACGPLIQPLLHERTAVVAAQNGIPWWYFHRHGGPYDGHRVESVDPGGAVSTVLAPERAVGCVVYAATELAAPGVVRHLEGTRFSVGEPGREISARCLDFSEAMRAGGLKCPVEPDVRNDIWLKLLGNISFNPISALTRATMRQMCLHGGTRRVVETMMRESLAVAEALGCEVGVSVERRLAGAERVGDHRTSTLQDLERGKPLELDVLLAAVVELADVTGVEVPTLRTVHAISDLLALTSAA, encoded by the coding sequence GTGAAAGTCGCAGTCCTCGGCGCCGGTGCGATCGGCGCCTACGTCGGTGCCGCGCTCCACCGCGCCGGCGCCGATGTGCATCTCGTCGCCCGTGGACCGCATCTGGCGGCCATGAGGCAGCACGGAGTGCGCGTGCTCAGCCCCCGCGGCGACTACACCGCGCACCCGAACGCCACCGACGACCCGGCCGAGATCGGCCCGGCCGACTACGTCTTCCTGGGCCTGAAGGCCAACTCCTACGCGGCGTGCGGGCCGCTGATCCAGCCGCTGCTGCACGAGCGCACGGCGGTGGTGGCCGCCCAGAACGGCATCCCCTGGTGGTACTTCCACCGGCACGGCGGCCCCTACGACGGCCATCGCGTCGAGAGCGTCGACCCCGGCGGCGCCGTCAGCACCGTCCTCGCCCCCGAACGGGCCGTCGGCTGCGTCGTCTACGCGGCGACGGAACTGGCGGCGCCCGGCGTCGTCCGGCATCTGGAGGGCACGCGGTTCTCCGTCGGCGAGCCCGGCCGCGAGATCTCGGCGCGCTGCCTGGACTTCAGCGAGGCGATGCGCGCCGGCGGCCTGAAGTGCCCCGTCGAACCCGACGTGCGCAACGACATCTGGCTGAAGCTGCTCGGCAACATCTCCTTCAACCCGATCAGCGCCCTCACCCGGGCCACCATGCGGCAGATGTGCCTGCACGGCGGCACCCGCCGGGTCGTGGAGACGATGATGCGCGAGAGCCTGGCGGTCGCCGAGGCCCTCGGGTGCGAGGTCGGCGTCTCCGTCGAACGGCGGCTCGCGGGCGCGGAACGCGTCGGCGACCACCGCACCTCCACGCTCCAGGACCTGGAGCGCGGCAAGCCGCTGGAGCTCGACGTGCTGCTCGCGGCCGTCGTCGAACTCGCGGACGTCACCGGCGTCGAGGTGCCCACCCTGCGCACCGTGCACGCCATCTCGGACCTGCTCGCGCTGACGAGCGCCGCATGA
- a CDS encoding molybdopterin-dependent oxidoreductase, whose product MRKRQPKTYTRLTHPLVRDARDEPFRRASWEEALDRTARGLTRNRGAFGMFSCSRATNEMNYVAQKFARVVMGTHNVDSCNRTCHAPSVAGLAAAFGSGGGTSSYEETEHTDVIVMWGSNARFAHPIFFQHVLKGIHNGARMYAVDPRRTSTAEWAESWLGLNVGTDIPLAHAVGREIIHAGLVNEAFVGRATTGFEEYEKLVEPWTLSLAEKVTGVPARAIRELAHAYARAERAQLCWTLGITEHHNGTDNVRALINLSLLTGHVGRYGSGLQPLRGQNNVQGGGDMGAIPNRLPGFQDILDPDVRLRFESAWDTVIEPHYGLDLTDMFKAMEDGSLRAVYCVGENPAQSEADTEQAVRRLGALDFLVVQDIFLTKTAELADVVLPATAGWAETEGTTTNSERRVQRVRRAVTPPGEAREDIDIICDLAARLGHDWKYADPEAVWNELRSVSPDHYGMTYERLVEHQGIQWPCPSTESLEPPYLHGRLWETDPGRRGRAAPFGLVRHDPPVDLTDEEYPIRLTTGRRLDSYNTGVQSGGFASPLRRGEYVELCPEDAERYGVAVGEEVRVSSRRGSVVAPVWVDTGLRPGLAFMTMHFPDEVDTNALTIEATCPIAGTAEFKASAIRIEKLPATTYVR is encoded by the coding sequence ATGAGGAAGCGGCAACCGAAGACCTACACCCGGCTCACCCACCCCCTGGTGCGCGACGCGCGCGACGAACCGTTCCGGCGGGCGAGCTGGGAGGAGGCGCTGGACCGCACGGCGCGGGGCCTGACACGCAACCGGGGCGCGTTCGGCATGTTCTCCTGCTCCCGCGCGACCAACGAGATGAACTACGTGGCGCAGAAGTTCGCCCGGGTCGTGATGGGCACCCACAACGTCGACTCGTGCAACCGGACCTGTCACGCGCCCAGCGTGGCCGGGCTGGCGGCGGCGTTCGGCTCCGGCGGGGGCACGTCGTCGTACGAGGAGACCGAGCACACCGACGTCATCGTGATGTGGGGCTCCAACGCCCGCTTCGCGCACCCGATCTTCTTCCAGCACGTGCTCAAGGGCATACACAACGGTGCCCGGATGTATGCGGTCGACCCCCGCCGCACCTCCACCGCCGAGTGGGCGGAGAGCTGGCTCGGGCTGAACGTGGGCACCGACATCCCGCTGGCGCACGCGGTCGGCCGCGAGATCATCCACGCGGGCCTGGTCAACGAGGCGTTCGTCGGGCGGGCGACGACCGGTTTCGAGGAGTACGAGAAGCTGGTCGAGCCGTGGACGCTGTCCCTCGCCGAGAAGGTGACGGGCGTGCCGGCCCGCGCGATCCGTGAGCTGGCGCACGCCTACGCGCGGGCCGAGCGCGCCCAGTTGTGCTGGACGCTGGGCATCACCGAGCACCACAACGGCACCGACAACGTCCGCGCGCTGATCAACCTGTCCCTGCTCACCGGTCACGTCGGCCGCTACGGCTCCGGTCTGCAGCCGCTGCGCGGGCAGAACAACGTGCAGGGCGGCGGCGACATGGGCGCGATCCCCAACCGGCTGCCCGGATTCCAGGACATCCTCGACCCCGACGTCCGGCTGCGGTTCGAGTCGGCCTGGGACACGGTGATCGAGCCGCACTACGGGCTGGACCTGACGGACATGTTCAAGGCGATGGAGGACGGCTCGCTGCGGGCCGTGTACTGCGTCGGGGAGAACCCCGCGCAGTCGGAGGCCGACACCGAACAGGCGGTACGCCGGCTGGGGGCGCTGGACTTCCTCGTCGTGCAGGACATCTTCCTCACGAAGACCGCCGAACTGGCCGACGTGGTGCTGCCGGCGACCGCCGGCTGGGCGGAGACGGAGGGCACCACCACCAACAGCGAGCGGCGGGTGCAGCGGGTGCGCCGGGCCGTCACCCCGCCCGGCGAGGCCCGCGAGGACATCGACATCATCTGCGACCTGGCGGCCCGGCTCGGCCACGACTGGAAGTACGCGGACCCGGAGGCCGTCTGGAACGAGCTGCGGTCGGTGTCGCCGGACCACTACGGGATGACGTACGAGCGGCTGGTGGAGCACCAGGGCATCCAGTGGCCCTGCCCGAGCACCGAGTCGCTCGAACCGCCGTATCTGCACGGCCGGTTGTGGGAGACGGACCCCGGCCGGCGGGGCCGGGCGGCGCCGTTCGGGCTGGTGCGGCACGATCCGCCGGTGGACCTCACCGACGAGGAGTACCCCATCCGGCTCACCACCGGGCGGCGGCTGGACTCGTACAACACCGGGGTGCAGAGCGGCGGTTTCGCCTCCCCGCTCAGGCGCGGCGAGTACGTGGAGCTGTGCCCGGAGGACGCCGAGCGGTACGGGGTGGCCGTCGGTGAGGAGGTCCGGGTGTCCTCGCGGCGCGGCTCGGTGGTGGCGCCGGTGTGGGTCGACACGGGGCTGCGGCCCGGCCTGGCCTTCATGACCATGCACTTCCCCGACGAGGTGGACACCAACGCGCTGACGATCGAGGCGACGTGCCCGATCGCGGGGACGGCGGAGTTCAAGGCGTCGGCGATCCGGATCGAGAAGCTCCCGGCCACGACGTACGTGAGGTGA